A DNA window from Streptococcus parapneumoniae contains the following coding sequences:
- the dapB gene encoding 4-hydroxy-tetrahydrodipicolinate reductase: MSIRVIIAGFKGKMGQAACQMVLADPDLDLVAVLDPFESESEWQGIPVFKDKADLAGFEADVWVDFTTPAVAYENTRFALENGFAPVVGTTGFTSEEIAELKAFSREQNLGGLIAPNFALGAVLLMQFARQAAKYFPNVEIIELHHDKKKDAPSGTAIKTAELMAEVRESIQQGAPDEEELIAGARGADFDGMRIHSVRLPGLVAHQEVIFGNQGEGLTLRHDSYDRISFMTGVNLGIKEVVKRHELVYGLEHLL; this comes from the coding sequence ATGAGTATTCGAGTAATTATTGCCGGTTTTAAGGGAAAGATGGGCCAAGCTGCTTGTCAGATGGTCTTGGCTGATCCAGACTTGGACTTGGTAGCAGTTTTGGATCCTTTTGAGTCTGAGTCAGAATGGCAGGGTATTCCTGTTTTCAAGGATAAGGCTGATTTAGCAGGCTTTGAAGCGGATGTCTGGGTAGACTTTACTACACCAGCCGTTGCCTATGAAAATACACGCTTTGCTCTTGAAAATGGCTTTGCTCCAGTAGTTGGAACAACAGGTTTCACAAGTGAAGAAATTGCAGAGCTAAAAGCATTTTCTCGTGAACAAAATTTGGGTGGTTTGATCGCTCCAAATTTTGCCTTGGGTGCTGTTTTACTCATGCAATTTGCAAGGCAGGCTGCTAAATATTTCCCAAATGTGGAGATTATTGAGCTCCATCATGACAAGAAAAAGGATGCTCCGAGTGGAACAGCTATTAAAACAGCTGAGTTGATGGCAGAAGTTCGAGAGTCTATTCAGCAAGGTGCGCCTGATGAGGAAGAATTGATTGCAGGTGCCCGTGGTGCTGACTTTGATGGTATGCGTATTCACTCAGTTCGTTTACCAGGCTTGGTAGCCCATCAGGAAGTCATCTTTGGCAATCAAGGAGAAGGATTGACCCTTCGTCATGACTCCTATGATCGCATCTCCTTC